GTAATGAAGAATTTTTTTATTATTCAATTAGCCCGCTATACACCTTTTCTATCAATGAAAAACTGGTTGTATCGGACTTTTTTAAGAATGAAGGTCGGGGATAAAACAGCTTTTGCGCTTATGGTAATGCCGGACATCATGTTTCCTGAAAAAATTACGATTGGAACAAATGTGATTGTTGGTTATAATACAACGATTTTGGCACATGAGTATATGATTAATGAATACCGGATTGGGAATGTCACAATTGGTGATAATGTTATGATAGGTGCTAATTCAACGATCCTTCCTGGTGTCACAATAGGTGACCGCGCGATTGTGTCTGCGGGATCGTTGGTTCATAAGGATGTTCCAGAAGGCTGCTTTGTTGGCGGGAACCCGATGAAACTAATTTACACAGAAGAGGAAATGGAAAAAAGGTCGTCAGACGACATATTTTAACTGATAAGAATATATAAAATATGTCTAGCCCAGCGCCAGAAGCCACCTTCATAAGCAATGGACACCACGAACGCCAATTTACTGTCCCTTGCTTATGTGTCCGCTTCTAGACGGAGCGCCCTGAGATTTTCTAACTCGAGGAGGTCGAAATAATTGAAATTGCCATCTGGTGTACTGCCAGCCGTTCGCTCCATGAAAGATTTTGATAAGGCATTAGAGTCGAAACATGGTATGATAGTTCTTTTGGAAACACGCTTATCCCAATTGAAAAGCTTGGTTGCCTACGCTCATCGTGCGGACAAAAAGGTAATCATTCATTTTGACCTAATTCAAGGGTTGAAAACAGATGAATATGGAATGGAGTATATCTTACGTGAGATCAAACCCGATGGAATTATTTCTACAAGAGGTAATGTCATTGGATTGGCAAAGAAACAGCATATATTGGCGATTCAACGCGTTTTTTTACTGGACAGTCTAGCGATTGAACATAATCAAACACTAATTGAACGAATTAAACCAGATTGTATTGAGGTACTTCCTGGTTTGATACCTGAGTTTATTGAAAACTTTTCAAAAAAAACGAAAACACCAGTAATTGCCGGTGGGCTTATAACCGATAGCAAAGAAGTGGAAGACGCATTAGCGGCAGGAGCGGTTGCGGTCTCAACGTCAAAAACGGATTTATGGTAAAGGTTGAAGCATTTTTTCAGTAGGGGTAAACAATTTACTTTAATTAAAACGATTTCTATGATAAGATGTATTTAAGTTAATAATTT
This Virgibacillus phasianinus DNA region includes the following protein-coding sequences:
- a CDS encoding acyltransferase, with product MRNTKRYRVEKANSLWQIYQTVSFWKVMKNFFIIQLARYTPFLSMKNWLYRTFLRMKVGDKTAFALMVMPDIMFPEKITIGTNVIVGYNTTILAHEYMINEYRIGNVTIGDNVMIGANSTILPGVTIGDRAIVSAGSLVHKDVPEGCFVGGNPMKLIYTEEEMEKRSSDDIF
- a CDS encoding glycerol-3-phosphate responsive antiterminator, whose amino-acid sequence is MKLPSGVLPAVRSMKDFDKALESKHGMIVLLETRLSQLKSLVAYAHRADKKVIIHFDLIQGLKTDEYGMEYILREIKPDGIISTRGNVIGLAKKQHILAIQRVFLLDSLAIEHNQTLIERIKPDCIEVLPGLIPEFIENFSKKTKTPVIAGGLITDSKEVEDALAAGAVAVSTSKTDLW